From a single Fulvivirga ulvae genomic region:
- the plsX gene encoding phosphate acyltransferase PlsX, with amino-acid sequence MKIALDAMGGDFAPDCTVKGAELASQEIPDDIKIVLVGNEDIIQSKLREHNINNPSIEVFHADDVIEMGEHPTKALSQKPKASIPVGYGLLKSGAVKAFCSAGNTGAMHVGAMFTIKAIEGIIRPGIAGFIPKESGDFGVIMDVGANADCKPDVLYQFGEMGSLYAKHVFNMQKPKVGLMNLGEEEQKGTLLTQAAYQLFKISNRINFVGNIEGRDLFNDKADVIVCDGFTGNVILKMAESFFDLLQKRNIKDDYFDRFNYEAIGGSPILGINGNVVIGHGVSSPEAIKNMILLSVKMAESNIHLKIKEHLGE; translated from the coding sequence GTGAAAATTGCATTAGATGCAATGGGTGGTGATTTTGCTCCCGACTGTACAGTCAAGGGAGCAGAATTGGCCTCACAAGAGATCCCGGACGATATAAAAATCGTACTGGTAGGTAACGAAGATATTATTCAATCCAAGCTGCGTGAGCACAACATCAACAATCCAAGTATTGAGGTGTTTCATGCCGACGATGTGATTGAAATGGGTGAGCACCCAACCAAAGCCCTCTCACAAAAGCCTAAGGCAAGCATACCTGTAGGGTATGGGTTGCTAAAATCAGGAGCTGTTAAGGCTTTTTGCAGCGCAGGAAACACCGGAGCCATGCACGTCGGCGCCATGTTTACCATAAAAGCTATTGAAGGCATAATCAGGCCCGGAATAGCAGGCTTTATCCCGAAAGAATCAGGAGATTTTGGTGTTATTATGGATGTTGGAGCAAACGCCGACTGTAAACCGGATGTATTATATCAATTCGGCGAAATGGGGTCGTTGTATGCCAAACATGTATTTAACATGCAAAAGCCAAAAGTGGGCCTGATGAATCTGGGTGAAGAAGAGCAAAAAGGAACCCTGCTAACACAGGCTGCCTATCAATTATTCAAAATCAGCAACAGGATAAATTTCGTAGGAAACATAGAAGGTCGTGACCTCTTTAATGATAAAGCCGACGTTATTGTATGTGATGGTTTTACAGGAAATGTAATACTCAAAATGGCAGAGTCTTTCTTTGATTTGTTACAAAAGCGGAACATTAAGGATGACTATTTTGATAGGTTTAATTATGAAGCCATTGGTGGCAGTCCGATCTTAGGTATTAATGGCAATGTTGTGATAGGCCACGGAGTGTCCAGCCCTGAAGCCATAAAGAATATGATTTTGCTTTCTGTAAAGATGGCTGAGTCCAATATTCATTTAAAAATTAAAGAGCACTTAGGAGAATAA
- the efp gene encoding elongation factor P, with the protein MATTADFKNGLCLEYNNGLYTIVEFQHVKPGKGPAFVRTKLKSLTTGKVVENTFSAGHKITTARIERRPHQFLYKDDLGYHFMDSSTFEQAVVDEDLIENTGLIKDGQEVDILYHAEAEKIIGLELPAFVELVITYTEPGIKGDTATNATKPATLETGAEIQVPLFINEGDKIKIDTRTNSYSERVKE; encoded by the coding sequence ATGGCAACAACGGCCGACTTTAAAAACGGTTTATGCTTAGAGTATAACAATGGGCTCTATACCATTGTAGAGTTTCAGCACGTTAAACCCGGCAAAGGACCAGCCTTTGTAAGAACAAAATTAAAAAGCCTGACCACCGGTAAGGTTGTTGAGAATACGTTCTCAGCCGGACATAAGATCACTACAGCAAGAATTGAAAGAAGGCCTCACCAGTTTCTATACAAAGATGATCTTGGCTACCATTTTATGGATAGCAGTACTTTTGAACAGGCTGTAGTAGACGAAGATCTTATCGAAAACACCGGTCTGATCAAAGACGGACAGGAAGTTGATATACTATACCACGCTGAAGCAGAGAAAATTATAGGGCTTGAATTGCCTGCCTTTGTAGAGCTGGTAATTACTTATACGGAACCCGGTATTAAAGGCGATACGGCAACAAATGCCACAAAGCCGGCTACTCTGGAAACCGGAGCAGAAATTCAGGTGCCTTTATTTATTAATGAAGGTGATAAAATAAAAATTGATACAAGAACCAACTCTTACTCAGAAAGAGTAAAGGAATAA
- a CDS encoding beta-ketoacyl-ACP synthase III: protein MANIRAAITGVQGYVPDYVLTNKELETMVDTSDEWITSRTGIKERRILKGEGQGTSVMAAAAAKGLLEKTGTNPEDIDLIICATVTPDMVFPATANVISAEIGAVNAFSYDIGAACSGFLYALTTGSQFIETGKYKKVLVIGADKMSSIIDYTDRTTCIIFGDGAGAVLLEPTTEDVGLIDAIHKADGKGAEFLNMKAGGSRYPATVETVTAKEHYARQDGATVFKFAVTNMADYAAKIMERNNLTAEKVDWLVAHQANKRIIDATAQRMGLTEDKVMMNIERYGNTTSGTIPLLLWDYESQLKKGDNLVMAAFGGGFTWGAIYLKWAYDPK, encoded by the coding sequence ATGGCCAACATAAGAGCCGCTATAACGGGAGTTCAGGGTTATGTACCTGATTATGTACTTACCAATAAGGAACTCGAAACTATGGTGGATACCAGTGACGAATGGATAACCTCCAGAACTGGTATAAAAGAAAGAAGAATTCTGAAAGGTGAAGGCCAGGGAACATCGGTAATGGCCGCTGCGGCAGCTAAGGGCCTTCTGGAAAAAACCGGCACTAATCCTGAAGATATTGATCTGATCATCTGCGCAACGGTAACACCCGACATGGTCTTCCCGGCTACAGCCAATGTAATCTCAGCAGAAATCGGAGCCGTTAATGCATTCAGTTATGACATCGGAGCAGCATGCTCCGGATTTCTTTATGCACTTACTACGGGCAGCCAGTTCATAGAAACAGGAAAATATAAAAAAGTGTTGGTAATAGGGGCAGATAAAATGTCATCTATTATTGACTACACCGACAGAACGACCTGCATCATCTTTGGTGATGGTGCCGGAGCAGTACTACTGGAGCCTACCACCGAAGATGTGGGCCTGATAGACGCTATTCACAAAGCAGATGGAAAAGGTGCTGAATTCTTAAATATGAAAGCAGGGGGTAGCAGGTACCCGGCTACAGTTGAAACAGTTACCGCAAAAGAGCATTATGCACGTCAGGACGGGGCCACTGTATTTAAATTTGCAGTAACCAACATGGCAGACTATGCAGCCAAGATCATGGAAAGAAATAACCTGACTGCTGAAAAAGTAGACTGGCTTGTCGCTCACCAGGCAAATAAGAGGATCATTGATGCCACTGCCCAAAGGATGGGACTTACCGAGGATAAGGTAATGATGAATATAGAGAGGTATGGCAATACAACATCCGGTACTATTCCATTGTTATTATGGGATTATGAGTCCCAGTTAAAAAAAGGAGATAATCTTGTGATGGCCGCTTTTGGAGGTGGATTTACCTGGGGAGCCATTTATCTCAAATGGGCATACGATCCCAAGTAA
- the rpmF gene encoding 50S ribosomal protein L32: protein MAHPKRKISKTRRDKRRTHYKAEAKQLAICPTTGEFHLPHRAFWHEGKLYYKGKVVMEKEVLA, encoded by the coding sequence ATGGCTCATCCTAAAAGAAAGATATCAAAAACGAGAAGAGACAAGAGAAGGACACATTATAAAGCAGAGGCTAAACAACTTGCTATATGTCCTACAACTGGAGAGTTTCACCTACCCCACAGAGCCTTCTGGCATGAAGGCAAACTTTACTATAAAGGTAAAGTTGTAATGGAGAAGGAAGTATTAGCTTAA
- a CDS encoding NAD(P)-dependent oxidoreductase: MKCLIVDYMYDNIEELLLAAGLEPDYQPTIARDGIMNIIHNYEGLIIRSKTRVDEALVTQAKQLKFVGRAGAGIDNLDEEALNRRNIKILNAPEGNRNALGEHCMGLLLGLLNNIVKSDREVRSGVWDREGNRGYELSGKTIALVGYGYMGTAFAEKLRGFGCEVLVFDKYKTDCTDDFVRQTSMGEIYERADIFSLHIPLTKETRGLVDFNYINKFRKKIFLINTARGEIVSLAGLCQAIESGKVIGAGLDVLENEKISNLTSSEQKMFEYLVNSNKTILTPHVAGWSYESYEKINNVLIDKIKREINGIQ, encoded by the coding sequence ATGAAGTGTCTTATTGTTGATTACATGTATGATAATATCGAGGAACTCCTTTTGGCTGCAGGCCTGGAGCCTGATTATCAACCTACCATTGCCAGGGACGGGATTATGAATATTATCCATAATTATGAAGGACTGATCATCAGAAGTAAAACCCGCGTTGATGAAGCACTCGTGACGCAGGCAAAACAACTGAAATTTGTAGGTAGGGCGGGAGCCGGTATTGATAACCTTGATGAAGAGGCGTTAAACAGGCGTAATATAAAAATACTCAATGCTCCCGAAGGTAATAGAAATGCCCTCGGTGAACATTGTATGGGATTGCTTTTGGGACTTCTTAATAATATAGTTAAATCTGACAGAGAGGTTAGGTCAGGGGTTTGGGACCGTGAGGGTAACAGGGGGTATGAGTTGAGTGGCAAAACGATAGCATTGGTTGGGTACGGCTATATGGGTACTGCATTTGCTGAAAAGTTGAGAGGGTTCGGCTGTGAAGTGCTCGTCTTTGATAAATATAAAACAGATTGTACGGATGACTTCGTACGGCAAACATCCATGGGTGAAATATATGAGCGTGCAGATATATTTAGTTTGCATATACCACTGACAAAGGAAACCAGGGGTCTGGTAGATTTTAATTACATTAATAAATTCAGGAAGAAAATTTTTTTGATTAATACGGCAAGAGGGGAGATAGTCTCTCTCGCCGGTTTGTGCCAGGCTATAGAATCCGGTAAAGTAATTGGAGCCGGTCTGGACGTACTTGAGAACGAAAAAATCAGTAATCTTACTTCTTCCGAGCAAAAAATGTTTGAATATTTAGTAAATTCGAACAAAACCATACTCACCCCACATGTAGCCGGGTGGTCCTATGAGTCATATGAAAAGATTAATAATGTACTTATCGATAAAATAAAGAGGGAAATAAACGGAATTCAATGA
- the accB gene encoding acetyl-CoA carboxylase biotin carboxyl carrier protein, with translation MKTKEIRDLIDFISQTGLNEVNIETEELKLSVKREADVQTRFVEASAPAVAPQTVAAAPVQQQVAATPATSGGEAPKAESTSSYVEVKSPMIGTFYRSPNPDSPPFVAVGDKVEKGQPVCIIEAMKLFNEIETEVSGTIVKVMVDNASPVEYDQVLFLVDPS, from the coding sequence ATGAAGACAAAAGAAATCAGAGACCTTATCGACTTCATATCCCAAACGGGACTTAATGAGGTAAACATAGAAACCGAAGAGTTGAAGCTATCAGTAAAAAGAGAAGCTGACGTTCAGACACGTTTTGTAGAAGCCAGTGCCCCGGCAGTAGCTCCTCAAACCGTGGCTGCCGCCCCTGTACAACAGCAGGTAGCAGCTACTCCGGCAACAAGTGGTGGTGAAGCCCCTAAAGCAGAAAGCACCTCAAGCTATGTTGAAGTGAAATCCCCTATGATAGGAACCTTCTACAGGTCTCCAAACCCTGACTCTCCTCCTTTTGTTGCAGTAGGCGACAAAGTTGAAAAAGGACAGCCTGTGTGTATCATTGAAGCTATGAAGCTATTTAATGAAATAGAAACTGAAGTATCAGGAACTATTGTAAAAGTAATGGTTGACAATGCTTCACCAGTAGAATACGACCAGGTATTATTCCTTGTTGATCCGTCCTGA
- the accC gene encoding acetyl-CoA carboxylase biotin carboxylase subunit, translated as MFKKILIANRGEIALRIIRTCREMNIRTVAVYSLADKDSLHVRFADEAVCIGKAPSSESYLNIPNLIAAAEITNADAIHPGYGFLAENAEFSAVCQEYGIKFIGASPDMINKMGDKATAKATMKKAGVPTIPGSEGLLKSVEEGMKIAEKIKYPIILKATAGGGGRGMRIVKDESGFKKAWDDARQESAAAFGNNGLYLEKFVEEPRHIEIQVVGDKNGRVCHLSERDCSIQRRHQKLVEETPSPIVGQKLREKMGAAAIKGAEAIKYEGAGTVEFLVDKHGDFYFMEMNTRIQVEHPITEEVTDFDLIKEQIKVAAGVEISGKNYFPNLYAMECRINAEDPANGFRPSPGKITNLHMPGGHGVRVDSHVYAGYTIPPNYDSMIAKLIVSGQSREEVITRMKRALSEFVIEGIKTTIPFHLKLMDDKQFQDGNFTTKFLETFDFTDLK; from the coding sequence GTGTTTAAAAAAATATTAATAGCCAACAGAGGAGAGATCGCGCTAAGAATAATCAGGACATGCCGTGAGATGAATATTAGAACCGTGGCAGTCTACTCTCTTGCCGACAAAGACAGCCTTCATGTTCGATTTGCAGATGAAGCCGTTTGTATCGGAAAAGCGCCAAGTAGTGAATCATACTTGAACATTCCTAACCTGATCGCCGCAGCAGAAATCACTAATGCTGATGCCATCCATCCAGGATACGGATTTCTTGCAGAAAATGCGGAATTCAGTGCTGTTTGCCAGGAATATGGCATCAAATTTATTGGTGCATCTCCAGACATGATCAATAAAATGGGTGACAAGGCCACCGCCAAGGCTACAATGAAAAAAGCAGGTGTGCCGACTATTCCCGGCTCCGAAGGACTTTTAAAAAGTGTGGAGGAGGGAATGAAGATTGCTGAAAAGATCAAATACCCTATCATACTTAAAGCAACTGCCGGTGGTGGTGGTCGTGGTATGCGTATTGTGAAGGATGAGTCAGGTTTTAAGAAAGCATGGGATGATGCCAGGCAAGAATCTGCTGCTGCCTTCGGAAATAACGGACTTTATCTTGAAAAATTCGTTGAAGAACCTCGACACATTGAAATTCAGGTAGTAGGAGATAAAAATGGAAGGGTTTGTCACTTGTCGGAACGCGACTGCTCTATTCAAAGAAGGCATCAAAAACTTGTTGAAGAAACACCATCTCCTATCGTAGGTCAAAAGTTACGGGAAAAAATGGGAGCGGCTGCCATTAAAGGAGCTGAAGCCATTAAATATGAAGGGGCTGGTACAGTAGAGTTTCTTGTTGATAAACATGGCGACTTCTATTTCATGGAAATGAATACAAGGATACAGGTAGAGCATCCGATAACCGAAGAAGTAACTGATTTCGATCTGATCAAAGAGCAGATAAAAGTAGCTGCAGGTGTTGAAATCTCAGGAAAGAATTACTTCCCTAATCTGTACGCGATGGAATGCAGGATCAACGCAGAAGATCCGGCAAATGGGTTTCGTCCCTCTCCGGGTAAGATCACAAACCTGCACATGCCTGGTGGCCATGGTGTACGAGTGGATAGCCACGTGTATGCCGGCTATACCATTCCGCCTAACTACGATTCCATGATTGCCAAACTTATTGTAAGCGGCCAGTCAAGGGAAGAAGTAATCACAAGGATGAAGCGTGCACTGTCAGAGTTTGTAATTGAAGGAATAAAGACGACCATTCCTTTCCATTTAAAACTAATGGATGACAAGCAGTTCCAGGATGGCAACTTTACTACAAAGTTCCTCGAAACTTTTGACTTCACCGACCTGAAATAA
- the mgtE gene encoding magnesium transporter codes for MEEILKFELSNEFRQRFQHAVDERDEGFIKEILEGVNPADISALLHEFDTEDSKYVIDLLPSETRAEIINDLDEDIRERFLKVFQPGEITEIVNHLDSDDAVDILNELPIKEREEVIASLDNEEKEANILDLLRYEEDVAGGLMAKELIKANVNWSVVQCIEEIRRQAENVQKLYSVYVVDDNDRLLGRVSLKRIILAGDKTQIADIYEPELISVETYMSEEEVAMVMRKYDLEAVPVVNMQGKLLGRITIDDVVDVITEQAEEERQIMSGISGDVEEDDSVWMLTKARLPWLVIGVFGGFISAMLIGVFEDELLRITAIAFFIPLIQATGGNVGIQSSSIVVQSLANPSAFSDSLAKRLIKVFMVAALNGAVLAVLVYGGNVISGGTQNLAVVVSIALFCVVLIASFMGTITPLILNKFGFNPALASGPFITTTNDLLGLAIYFYTVHLML; via the coding sequence GTGGAGGAAATACTAAAGTTTGAATTATCTAACGAATTTCGTCAGCGTTTTCAACATGCTGTTGATGAGAGGGATGAGGGTTTTATAAAAGAAATCCTGGAAGGGGTGAATCCGGCTGATATTTCCGCACTTTTACATGAGTTTGATACCGAGGATTCCAAGTATGTCATTGACTTGCTTCCGTCTGAAACCCGAGCCGAGATTATCAATGATCTTGATGAAGACATTAGAGAGCGTTTTCTGAAGGTTTTTCAACCGGGTGAAATTACTGAAATTGTAAACCATCTTGATTCCGATGATGCTGTTGATATCCTCAATGAATTGCCGATCAAAGAGCGAGAAGAGGTTATTGCCAGTCTGGATAACGAGGAGAAGGAAGCTAACATTCTTGACCTGCTAAGGTACGAAGAAGATGTGGCCGGAGGACTAATGGCCAAAGAACTTATAAAGGCCAACGTTAACTGGTCAGTGGTACAGTGTATCGAAGAGATCCGGCGACAGGCAGAAAACGTCCAAAAACTCTATTCTGTATATGTAGTGGATGATAATGACCGCCTGTTGGGCAGAGTATCTTTGAAACGGATCATTCTGGCGGGAGATAAAACCCAAATCGCAGACATATATGAGCCGGAGCTTATTTCGGTGGAGACCTACATGTCTGAAGAAGAAGTAGCCATGGTGATGCGTAAGTATGATCTTGAAGCGGTGCCTGTTGTTAACATGCAGGGGAAGCTGCTGGGACGCATCACTATTGATGACGTAGTAGACGTAATTACCGAGCAGGCAGAAGAAGAAAGACAGATCATGTCAGGTATTTCCGGTGATGTGGAAGAGGATGACAGTGTATGGATGTTAACCAAAGCCAGGCTACCCTGGTTGGTAATAGGAGTATTTGGTGGGTTTATAAGTGCAATGCTTATCGGGGTATTTGAAGATGAGCTGTTAAGAATAACGGCCATTGCCTTTTTCATCCCCTTGATACAGGCTACCGGGGGAAATGTGGGTATTCAGTCCTCATCCATCGTGGTGCAGAGTCTGGCTAATCCCTCCGCATTTAGCGACAGCCTGGCGAAAAGACTCATAAAAGTTTTTATGGTGGCCGCACTAAACGGTGCCGTACTGGCGGTGCTTGTTTATGGAGGTAACGTTATTTCCGGAGGAACTCAGAACCTCGCGGTGGTAGTTTCGATAGCGCTTTTTTGCGTAGTGCTTATAGCATCTTTCATGGGAACTATCACGCCTTTAATATTAAATAAGTTCGGTTTCAACCCGGCGTTGGCTTCCGGTCCTTTTATTACCACGACTAATGACTTGCTAGGTCTTGCAATATATTTTTATACCGTACATCTTATGTTATAA
- the rsmA gene encoding 16S rRNA (adenine(1518)-N(6)/adenine(1519)-N(6))-dimethyltransferase RsmA gives MVKPKKHLGQHFLKDQNIARNIVDALSVDNEQRKILEIGPGTGVLTHFLEEKYAENLVLIDIDTESIAYLKKNFPDLNNKILEGDFLKMDLNHALGGEYAIIGNFPYNISSQIFFKILEEKDQVIEVVCMLQKEVAKRLVSPPGNKDYGILSVLLQAYYDMEYLFTVDASVFDPPPKVQSGVIKLRRNGLKKLNCDEVLFKQVVKQGFQNRRKTLRNALKPLNLAEEVREQDILNRRAETLSVNEFVKLTNDIASGGNTKV, from the coding sequence ATGGTTAAACCGAAGAAGCATCTGGGGCAACATTTTTTAAAGGATCAGAACATAGCACGGAATATTGTTGATGCACTGAGTGTCGATAATGAGCAGAGGAAGATATTGGAAATAGGCCCGGGAACTGGTGTACTTACACATTTTTTGGAAGAAAAGTATGCAGAAAACCTGGTGCTTATTGATATTGATACAGAATCAATTGCCTATCTGAAAAAGAACTTCCCGGATTTAAATAATAAAATTCTCGAGGGAGATTTTCTGAAAATGGACCTTAACCATGCTCTTGGTGGTGAGTATGCCATTATAGGTAATTTTCCTTATAACATTTCCTCCCAGATATTCTTTAAAATACTAGAAGAGAAAGATCAGGTTATAGAAGTGGTTTGTATGTTGCAAAAAGAAGTGGCGAAGAGGCTGGTATCGCCACCCGGCAATAAGGACTATGGGATATTAAGCGTATTGCTTCAGGCATACTATGATATGGAATACCTTTTTACGGTAGATGCTTCGGTGTTCGATCCGCCTCCTAAAGTTCAGTCAGGTGTGATAAAGCTCAGGCGTAACGGCCTTAAAAAGCTGAATTGTGATGAGGTACTTTTTAAGCAAGTGGTTAAACAGGGATTTCAAAACAGGCGAAAAACATTGCGTAATGCTCTGAAACCCTTAAACCTGGCTGAAGAAGTCAGAGAGCAGGACATACTGAACAGACGGGCTGAGACCTTATCAGTTAATGAATTTGTAAAACTTACAAATGATATAGCAAGTGGAGGAAATACTAAAGTTTGA
- a CDS encoding YceD family protein, with amino-acid sequence MAVHELDKFNIDIYKLPNGTHNYQFEVGNSFFEAYENSIVEKGKGTVDLELEKTDTFIRLNFRINATVELECDRSLDVFDYPVNSENTLLLKFGDDEEEINDEISIIPRDKQRINLAQYIYEFIGLSIPMKKLHPRFSDETEDDELVYSSDSSEADSTDNNDQGDDDDNIDPRWQKLKKLK; translated from the coding sequence ATGGCTGTGCACGAGTTAGATAAGTTTAATATTGATATATATAAGCTTCCCAATGGAACTCATAATTACCAATTTGAAGTTGGTAATTCGTTTTTTGAAGCTTATGAAAATAGTATTGTAGAAAAAGGTAAGGGTACTGTTGATCTCGAGTTAGAAAAAACGGACACCTTTATCAGGTTAAATTTCCGGATTAACGCTACAGTAGAGTTGGAGTGTGACCGTAGTCTTGACGTATTTGACTACCCTGTAAACTCCGAAAATACCCTGCTGCTGAAATTTGGAGATGATGAGGAAGAGATAAATGACGAGATCAGTATTATTCCTCGTGATAAACAGCGTATAAATCTGGCGCAATATATTTACGAATTCATTGGATTATCAATTCCAATGAAAAAGTTACATCCGAGATTCAGCGATGAAACTGAAGATGATGAACTTGTGTATTCATCTGACAGTTCCGAGGCTGACTCCACTGATAATAACGATCAGGGCGATGATGATGATAATATTGATCCCAGATGGCAGAAACTTAAAAAATTGAAGTAA
- a CDS encoding DUF3109 family protein: MIELGNVLLSDDIKEKFFVCNLEKCKGACCVEGDLGAPLENDELIKLVEVYEHVEPYLSEEGKKAIEEQGKYVLDEDDEYSTPTIEGKECAYAIYDDRGILKCGIEQAYLDGKISFKKPISCHLYPIRSTKYDQFEALNYDRWSICSPACSLGEELQVPVYKFLKDALIRKYGEQWYNDLVQLIEAESL; this comes from the coding sequence ATGATTGAATTGGGAAATGTGTTACTGTCGGATGATATCAAAGAGAAGTTCTTTGTTTGCAATCTGGAGAAATGTAAAGGGGCGTGTTGTGTGGAAGGTGATCTGGGCGCACCTCTCGAGAATGATGAGCTCATAAAGTTAGTAGAAGTGTATGAACATGTTGAACCATATTTGTCTGAAGAGGGGAAGAAAGCCATAGAAGAACAGGGGAAGTATGTGTTAGACGAAGATGACGAATATTCAACGCCTACTATTGAAGGGAAAGAATGTGCCTATGCTATCTATGATGACAGGGGCATTTTGAAATGTGGGATTGAGCAGGCTTATCTGGATGGTAAAATAAGCTTTAAAAAACCTATAAGTTGTCATTTATACCCTATACGATCTACTAAATATGATCAGTTTGAGGCTCTCAACTATGACCGATGGAGTATTTGCAGCCCTGCATGTAGTTTGGGAGAGGAGCTTCAGGTTCCCGTTTACAAATTTTTAAAAGATGCCCTGATACGCAAGTATGGCGAGCAATGGTATAATGATCTGGTACAGCTTATAGAAGCTGAAAGTCTATAG
- the pdxA gene encoding 4-hydroxythreonine-4-phosphate dehydrogenase PdxA codes for MSSNSKQEDKPVIGITIGDINGIGPEVTIKALRDNRILNFITPVIYGSSKTLSYYRKALRMDDFNYSHVKESGQFHFRKVNVVNCWTEMVEINTGVVTPEAGKASFQALKKATEDLKSGLIDAVVTAPINKNNIQSDDFKFAGHTEYFTQHFDAKDSLMFMTSDDLKIGVVTGHIPIKEVSKTLSSELISRKLGIMEHSLRVDFGIKKPKIAVLGLNPHAGEGGLLGKEDIDVIEPAIKEFKQKGKLVFGPFPADGFFGKGDYKKFDGILAMYHDQGLIPFKTLAFENGVNYTAGLSIIRTSPDHGTAYDIAGKNEAQETSMRQAIYLARDIYKNRKEQLTE; via the coding sequence ATGAGCAGTAATTCAAAACAAGAAGATAAACCTGTAATTGGCATTACCATAGGAGACATCAACGGCATAGGCCCAGAAGTAACAATCAAAGCGTTACGGGATAACAGGATACTTAACTTCATTACACCGGTAATTTATGGTTCTTCTAAAACCCTTTCGTATTACCGAAAGGCACTGCGCATGGATGATTTTAATTATAGCCATGTAAAGGAGTCAGGCCAGTTTCATTTCAGAAAAGTAAATGTGGTAAACTGCTGGACGGAAATGGTTGAGATCAATACAGGGGTAGTGACCCCGGAAGCGGGAAAAGCTTCTTTCCAGGCTCTTAAGAAGGCCACTGAAGACCTGAAGTCGGGGTTGATAGATGCCGTAGTCACCGCACCAATCAATAAAAATAATATTCAAAGTGATGATTTTAAATTTGCAGGTCACACGGAATACTTCACACAACATTTTGATGCTAAAGACAGCCTGATGTTTATGACCTCAGACGACCTTAAAATTGGGGTGGTAACAGGCCATATCCCAATAAAAGAGGTTAGCAAAACCCTTTCAAGTGAATTGATTTCGCGCAAGTTGGGCATTATGGAGCACTCGCTAAGGGTAGATTTTGGCATTAAAAAACCGAAAATTGCCGTCTTGGGCCTTAATCCTCATGCCGGCGAAGGAGGCTTACTGGGCAAAGAAGACATAGACGTTATTGAACCCGCCATAAAAGAGTTTAAACAAAAAGGCAAACTGGTTTTTGGTCCGTTTCCTGCCGATGGATTTTTTGGAAAAGGTGATTACAAAAAGTTTGATGGTATACTGGCCATGTACCATGATCAGGGGCTAATACCTTTTAAAACACTGGCTTTTGAAAATGGGGTTAACTATACAGCCGGACTATCCATTATCAGAACATCACCGGACCATGGTACAGCTTATGATATAGCTGGAAAAAATGAAGCCCAGGAAACTTCAATGCGCCAGGCCATCTATCTTGCCAGAGATATATACAAAAACAGAAAAGAACAATTAACAGAATAA
- a CDS encoding TerB family tellurite resistance protein, which yields MSKTINFQRIIRTLMDIVTRKQLNILIQLAEADKHFSVLERDRIYEIAAKRNFPIEGVKELIQNPEPIGSFGALSNDQKFDYLYSCIDLMLIDEKIFDSELIFCIDIAIKLGFKKDVVTFLKDEIHSYPMATLKQIVFERYT from the coding sequence TTGTCGAAAACAATTAACTTTCAGAGAATTATAAGAACGCTGATGGATATCGTCACACGGAAACAGCTAAATATACTCATTCAACTCGCAGAGGCTGATAAACATTTTTCGGTTTTAGAGCGCGACCGTATTTATGAAATTGCAGCCAAGCGGAACTTCCCCATAGAAGGAGTTAAAGAGTTGATCCAGAACCCTGAACCAATAGGATCTTTTGGGGCTTTATCGAATGACCAGAAGTTTGATTACCTTTATAGTTGTATTGATCTCATGCTCATTGATGAGAAAATTTTTGATAGCGAGTTGATCTTTTGCATTGACATCGCCATCAAGCTGGGTTTTAAAAAGGACGTTGTTACGTTTCTCAAAGATGAGATCCACAGCTATCCAATGGCAACATTGAAACAAATAGTTTTTGAGAGGTACACATAA